GCTCAAAGGAAGGTTTCTTGCTATAGCTTCCATTGCCTCCGTATTTGTACTGGTATAGTGATCCTCAAAGTTTTTTTCCAGTGTATTCCTTCTATCCTGTTCATATTCTTTTCTTTTCTCAGCATCATGCACATGTAGGTACCAGTTGGCATCAAAATTTAATAACTTTCCTCCCTCTGTCAGTACCCTATGCCATTCTCTATAGGCCTCCTGAGGTCTTTCAAGATTCCATGTTAAATTTCGAGTAATGATTAGATCAAATGTGTTGTCTTGAAATTCTAAACGATGGGCATCCATTCTTTTAAATGTAATGTTATCCCTATAGACACCTGCATTATTTTTAGCTCTTTGCAGCATTGTTTCCGTATAGTCAACAGCAGTAACTTCATAACCGCAGCTTGCCATGATGATTGCAAAAAAACCAGGTCCAGTACCAATATCTAATACCTTTAACTTTCTTTTTCTTATCTTTGGTGCATATTGATTAATTAAATTGATCCACGCTTCTCTTTTAAAGCTATTGAGTTCACTCAAATTTACTTGACAATAACCATCCGCTCTTTTATCCCAATACTTTTCTACTTTTTCTAAAAGTTCTCCCATGCGCTCTCCCCCTAGTTCATGTTAAGTAAAAGCCTCAAAGCAAATAAAAAAACCACGAAAATTAGCCGCAATACTTCTGTATCGCAGTAAACCTTCATGGTTATATTTCTCAATTATTCTTTTATGTATGGTTGATAATATAGAAATCACGAATATTGTAAAAACAGAATAAAACCTTCATTGCTTTATTCTTTATTAAAATTTTAACATAGTATTACAGAAGTGTCAACTTTAATCAACAAAAAAGACCAGCTTAGAATAAATTTCTAAGCTAGCCTACAAAAAACTATTCCTCTTCTGTAACAATTTCAAATTCCTTTAACATATTATAAAATCTATGTCCAAAGCCTTCTGCTGCCTCTAGAAAGTATTGCTGTTTGATGATAAAGGTCCCCCCTTGTGTATTATCCACCAAATAACATCTTACAACAATGTCATCCCAATTTTTCCCTTTCGTTCCATGTAAGACAATGCCTTTTACAGGGTCTTCCACCTCTTCTATATTGATAGTAATTCCATACTCTTCTTCTAAAGCATTTTTTATTTCTGGCGCAAGATTCTCAATCGTTTTTCCTTCTATCTGTTCTATTTCCATGAATACTTCCGGTACATAATCCGCTTGTTCTTTTGGAGCAATTTTATCTTTACCATCTATCGTTTCTAACACATATCTTTCCTCATCAAAATAAATAACATAGCCTAACTTACTCTTTTGCAAACTTACATCTGTCTGCTCTTCTTGGCCTTCTATCTCTTCTACAATGGTTTTCTCTGGCACAAATAATTCCTTAATCCTATCAATAGTAGCATGCCCTGGTGCCGTCCCTGCTAAAAACATCACAATCAGTGCAGCAGCAATTGTTCCTAAACCCCAAAATCTTTTTTTACTTGGTTTTTGCTTTTTCACGATCCCATGTTCCTCCTTATTGGCATTATTCTTATCAATGCTTTTTTCAATTCTTTTCCATATTTCCTCTTTAAGTTCTATAGATGTATCAGTCTGTTTCACCAGTGTTTCCTTTATTTTATCCTCAAAGCTTTTTTTCATTTTGGTTCCTCCCTTCATCAAATTTTCTCATCATCTTTCTTAACTTTTCTCTGCCTTTAAACAATCGAGACTTTACAGTATTTACATTAAGCTCTAATATATTTGCAATTTCAAGCTCTGTAAATCCTTTTAAATATTTTAATACAATAGGCACTTTATTTATATCCTCTAGTCCCTTGATGGCATCATATAACTCCTCATATTCCTGGAAATGATAAGCATCTTCTTCTATGATTGGAGGATGACTTTCTAAGTAGTTACTTATAGGGATGGTTTTTGATTGATTTTTTAAAATTCGATTACACTCGTTAATAAGAATTCTATAAAGCCAAGGTTCAAAGGGTTTATCTTCATCAAAACTATGAATATTGCTATAAACACGAATAAAGGCTTCCTGCACTGCATCTGCCGCATACATTCTATTTTTAGTAATCACTGTAGCCACCCTCAGTGCATAATCTGCATATTGATCGTATAGCATTCTAAAAGCTTCTTTATCTCCAGCTTTTATCTTTCTTATGTTTTCTTTCACTAAATCACCACCTTTTTTATCTCTTTATATAATATACCCTCCAATTAAGATAAAAGTTTTTTGAAACAAAATTTTTTTATGTATGTATCTTAGGAAAGCTTATCCTATTTTATAAAACGCTACAGAAAACGATTTTTGGAGATTCTCGTTATATTTTAAAGCAAAATAGATATATTTGATTTAAAAGCATAAAAGCTTTTCTTCTAGGCCAAAATACGGTAAGATATTAATAGAAAAACATGGTTAGTAAAAAGAAGAAAAACAAGAAAAATAAGTAAGGGGGAATATGCTTTAAGAAAGTAGCAGAAGAAAAAATCTATGATTACTGATATTTAGCGACAAAATAGGAGGAGAGAAAAAATGAAAATCTTAAAGTTTGTCAAAAAGGTTCCGGGCGGTTTAATGGTGGTTCCGCTTTTGCTAGGTGCACTAATTAATACAATTTTTCCCCAGGCATTAGAAATAGGTGGATTTACAACAAATCTCTTTAAGACAGGTGCAATGCCTATCTTAGCAGTATTTTTATTTTGTAATGGGGCACAAATTAATGCTAAACAAGTAGGTTCTCCCTTGGTAAAAGGTGTAGCTTTAACAGCTTCAAAGGTTCTTATCGGTGCTGTATTAGGTGTTCTTGTTAATAATTTATTTGGAACAGCAGGCGTTTTGGGGATTTCTTCCCTTGCAGTAATTGGTGCATTAACAAATTCAAATGGAGGACTTTATGCAGCTTTAGCTGGAGAATTTGGTGATTCAACAGATGTTGGTGCGATCTCCATACTTTCCTTAAATGATGGACCCTTTTTTACTATGTTGGCATTTGGTATAACAGGAATAGCTACTGTGCCTATTATAGCACTTGTGGCTACGATTATTCCGATATTAATAGGATTTATTTTAGGTAACCTAGATGAAGACTTAAGAGAATTCTTAGCACCTGGAACTGTTTTAATCATACCGTTTTTTGCTTTCCCATTAGGCGCAGCATTAAACTTTGGACAGATTATACAGGCAGGTATTCCTGGTATTATTTTAGGTGTTGCTTCTACATTATTAACCGGTATCGGAGGATACTTCACAATGAAGCTTCTTAAGGCTAAGCGTCCTCAAATTGGTGCAGCTATTGGTACAACAGCTGGAAACGCAGTTGCAACACCAGCAGCGCTAGCAGCAGTTGACGAATCCTTAGCAGCTATTGCCCCTACAGCAACCGTTCAAATTGCTGCTGCAATCATTGTTACCGCAATATTATGTCCTATCTTAGTAAACTATTTACATAAGAGAGAAGAAGCAAAAGCAGCTATACAATAGTAACTATAAATAAGCATATCTAGACTAGAGAATTGGAGGAATAAGTTATGACAACGATTAAATTACCCTATGGAAAAGAATACCTTGATGTTGAAATACCAGAAGAAAGACTCAATGCCCTTCTAGTATCTGAGATGCACGAGTATAAACCCCAGCTAAGCCAAATAGAACAGGTGCAACAAGCCATTGAAAATCCGATAGGTACCCCAAGGTTAAAGGAAATGGCAAAGGGTAAAAACAAGGTGGTTATTATCGCAAGTGATCACACAAGACCAGTACCAAGTAAGGTTATCATGCCTTTAATGCTGGCAGAGATCAGAAAGGGTAACCCTGATGCTGATATTACAATATTAATCTCAACAGGATGCCATAGAGAAACAACGAAAGCTGAACTGGAGGCCAAGTTTGGACCTGAAATCATAGCGAATGAAAAAATATATGTTCATGATTGTGATGATGAGAGTATGCTGGTTAACATAGGCGTGCTTCCTTCTGGTGGTTTATTAATTATAAACAAACTAGCAGTAGAAGCAGATCTCCTTGTTTCAGAAGGATTTATTGAGCCTCACTTTTTCGCTGGTTTTTCTGGTGGAAGAAAGAGTGTATTACCTGGAGTCGCCAGCAGAGCTACCGTTATGTATAATCATAATGCAGAGTTTATAGATAATGAAAAAGCAAGAACTGGTATCATTGATGGCAACCCTATCCAAAGGGATATGCTTTATGCTGCAAGAGCTGCAAGATTAGATTTTATCGTAAATGTTGTCATTAACTCTGAGAAGGAAGTCATTTTTGCAGTAGCTGGGGATTGTGACTTGGCTCATAAAGAAGGCTGTAAGTTTTTAAATGATTACTGCAAGGTTGACAGTGTTCCTTCAGACATAGTAATTACAACAAATGGAGGTTATCCTCTAGACCAAAACATTTATCAGGCAGTAAAGGGCATGACAGCAGCAGAGGCCACTGTCAATAAAGGTGGCGTCATCATCATGGTTGCAAAGTCCAATGACGGTCATGGTGGAGATCACTTTCATAAGACATTCAAGGAAGAAAAGGATGTACATAGGATGATGGATGCCTTCTTAGCCACACCAAGTGAAAAGACGATTCCTGATCAATGGCAGTCTCAAATCTTTGCTCGAGTTCTAAAAAATGCAAAAGTTATCTATGTATCAGATGCTCCAGACGAAATGGTTTCTGATTTACATATGATTCCTGCACATTCTGTAGAAGAAGCAATTGCAAAGGCAGATGAAATTTTAGGCAAAAAAGATTCAAAGATTACTGTTATACCTGATGGCGTATCTGTAATCGTTCTTTAAACTGTCAAGCAATTTATTGCATTTCTTCTAAACTAATAAAAAAAGTCACCTTCTGTTTTTTCATCAGAAGGTGACTTTTTTTAGGATAAGAACTTACTTACCTGACAATATTTTGGCCAATTCAATAGACTGTAGCATGCTTTCTTCATTAGCGATTCCCTTCCAGGCAATTTCGAAGGCAGTACCATGATCTACTGATGTTCTTATTATAGGAAGTCCTGCGGTTACATTGACGCCACTATGAAACCCTATTAACTTAAGAGGAATATGTCCTTGATCATGATACATAGCTACTACAATATCATATTCTCCTTGCTTTGCTCTTAAAAAGATAGTATCTGGTGAAATAGGTCCTTCTACACTTATTCCCTCACTACGTTTTCTATTGATAGCAGGTATAATTTCCTGTTCTTCTTCGTCTCCAAATAATCCACCTTCACCGGCATGAGGATTAATTCCTGCCACAGCAATTCTTGGATTTTCATAACCCAGCTTTTTTAAGGTTTCATGAGCAATATCAATAACAGAAGCTATACGCTCTTGGCTTAAGGTATCAATAGCTTTCCTCAAAGAAATATGGGTAGAAACATGAATTACTTTTAATGCCTCATCATAAAGCAACATCGCGTAATTTTTAGTGTTTGAATAGTGTGCTAGAATTTCTGTATGCCCTGGAAAGTTGTGGCCTGCCGCCTTCATGGCCTCTTTATTTAGCGGTGCTGTTGCAATAGCATCTATTTCCTTGT
The sequence above is drawn from the Clostridium formicaceticum genome and encodes:
- the larA gene encoding nickel-dependent lactate racemase; protein product: MTTIKLPYGKEYLDVEIPEERLNALLVSEMHEYKPQLSQIEQVQQAIENPIGTPRLKEMAKGKNKVVIIASDHTRPVPSKVIMPLMLAEIRKGNPDADITILISTGCHRETTKAELEAKFGPEIIANEKIYVHDCDDESMLVNIGVLPSGGLLIINKLAVEADLLVSEGFIEPHFFAGFSGGRKSVLPGVASRATVMYNHNAEFIDNEKARTGIIDGNPIQRDMLYAARAARLDFIVNVVINSEKEVIFAVAGDCDLAHKEGCKFLNDYCKVDSVPSDIVITTNGGYPLDQNIYQAVKGMTAAEATVNKGGVIIMVAKSNDGHGGDHFHKTFKEEKDVHRMMDAFLATPSEKTIPDQWQSQIFARVLKNAKVIYVSDAPDEMVSDLHMIPAHSVEEAIAKADEILGKKDSKITVIPDGVSVIVL
- a CDS encoding RNA polymerase sigma factor; the encoded protein is MKENIRKIKAGDKEAFRMLYDQYADYALRVATVITKNRMYAADAVQEAFIRVYSNIHSFDEDKPFEPWLYRILINECNRILKNQSKTIPISNYLESHPPIIEEDAYHFQEYEELYDAIKGLEDINKVPIVLKYLKGFTELEIANILELNVNTVKSRLFKGREKLRKMMRKFDEGRNQNEKKL
- the pdxA gene encoding 4-hydroxythreonine-4-phosphate dehydrogenase PdxA; the protein is MTKHKAVIGITMGDPAGIGPEIILKSFKHNKVEDCNLVVIGNIDVMNKVKDIIRIEGIQLNKVNQVSEAKFQEGVLNVLHLDNIQIHELLPGKVQAMAGNAAFEYVVKAVELALNKEIDAIATAPLNKEAMKAAGHNFPGHTEILAHYSNTKNYAMLLYDEALKVIHVSTHISLRKAIDTLSQERIASVIDIAHETLKKLGYENPRIAVAGINPHAGEGGLFGDEEEQEIIPAINRKRSEGISVEGPISPDTIFLRAKQGEYDIVVAMYHDQGHIPLKLIGFHSGVNVTAGLPIIRTSVDHGTAFEIAWKGIANEESMLQSIELAKILSGK
- a CDS encoding class I SAM-dependent methyltransferase, encoding MGELLEKVEKYWDKRADGYCQVNLSELNSFKREAWINLINQYAPKIRKRKLKVLDIGTGPGFFAIIMASCGYEVTAVDYTETMLQRAKNNAGVYRDNITFKRMDAHRLEFQDNTFDLIITRNLTWNLERPQEAYREWHRVLTEGGKLLNFDANWYLHVHDAEKRKEYEQDRRNTLEKNFEDHYTSTNTEAMEAIARNLPLSREHRPAWDAKELLKIGFKKIMIDTEIGAKVWDEEELVNYGSTPMFMVAGEK
- a CDS encoding 2-keto-3-deoxygluconate permease, with product MKILKFVKKVPGGLMVVPLLLGALINTIFPQALEIGGFTTNLFKTGAMPILAVFLFCNGAQINAKQVGSPLVKGVALTASKVLIGAVLGVLVNNLFGTAGVLGISSLAVIGALTNSNGGLYAALAGEFGDSTDVGAISILSLNDGPFFTMLAFGITGIATVPIIALVATIIPILIGFILGNLDEDLREFLAPGTVLIIPFFAFPLGAALNFGQIIQAGIPGIILGVASTLLTGIGGYFTMKLLKAKRPQIGAAIGTTAGNAVATPAALAAVDESLAAIAPTATVQIAAAIIVTAILCPILVNYLHKREEAKAAIQ